A window of the Scleropages formosus chromosome 5, fSclFor1.1, whole genome shotgun sequence genome harbors these coding sequences:
- the coro1b gene encoding coronin-1B: MSFRRGVVRQSKFRHVFAQAWKPEQCLDDVRVTRVTWEGPLCAANPKFIAIIVEAGGGGSFLVLPLSKSGRIDQNTPAVCGHSAPVLDVQWCPHDDNLIASASEDCTVKVWHIPDGGLSSAMTEAAVTLEGHSKRVGILAWHPSALNILLSAGCDNVLCVWDVGTGEQVYRLADVHMDLIYSVSWNREGSAVCTTSKDKALRVIDPRRSTVLKVREKAHEGTRPMRAVFLSDGKILTTGFSRMSERQLALWDTADLSEPMIMQEMDTSNGVLLPFYDPDTSMVYLCGKGDCTIRYFEVTEEPPYVHFLNLYSSKEPQRGAGFLSKRGVDVNKCEIARFYKLHERKVEPISMTVPRKSDLFQGDLYPDTAGLEPALLAEDWIAGQDAPPLLVSLSGGYSTPSSKQQEVLRSRTKLLSQGSPESPMQSPVGSCSAVPLEMDAEGPCVASPTPGSVTDGEQVRREEERLCDVLKEVQALRALVLSQGQRIEQLEQQLARFEEGEV; encoded by the exons ATGTCCTTCCGCAGAGGTGTCGTCAGACAGAGCAAATTCCGACACGTGTTTGCGCAGGCCTGGAAGCCAGAGCAGTGCCTGGATGATGTGCGGGTAACACGTGTGACGTGGGAGGGGCCACTGTGCGCTGCCAACCCCAAGTTCATTGCCATCATCGTCGAAGCTGGGGGTGGTGGCTCCTTCCTCGTGCTACCGCTcagcaag AGTGGTCGCATTGACCAGAACACTCCAGCTGTGTGCGGTCACTCTGCCCCCGTACTAGATGTACAGTGGTGTCCCCATGATGACAACCTCATCGCCAGCGCATCAGAAGACTGCACTGTAaag GTGTGGCATATCCCTGATGGGGGCCTGAGCAGCGCTATGACCGAGGCGGCCGTCACACTTGAGGGCCACAGCAAACGGGTCGGGATCCTTGCCTGGCATCCTTCCGCTCTCAACATTCTGCTCAGTGCAG GCTGCGATAACGTGCTGTGCGTGTGGGATGTGGGCACGGGAGAGCAGGTGTATCGCCTCGCCGATGTGCACATGGACCTGATCTATAGCGTGAGCTGGAACCGTGAGGGCAGTGCCGTGTGCACCACGAGCAAGGACAAGGCGCTGCGTGTCATCGACCCGCGACGCAGCACCGTGCTCAAG GTGAGAGAAAAGGCACACGAGGGCACGCGCCCCATGAGAGCCGTGTTCCTGTCTGACGGGAAGATCCTGACCACGGGTTTCAGCCGCATGAGCGAGAGGCAGCTGGCACTCTGGGACACG GCCGACTTGTCTGAGCCCATGATCATGCAGGAGATGGACACGAGCAACGGAGTGCTCCTGCCCTTCTATGACCCCGACACCAGCATGGTCTACCTGTGTGGCAAG GGCGACTGCACGATTCGCTATTTCGAGGTGACCGAGGAGCCCCCCTACGTTCACTTCCTCAACCTGTACAGCAGCAAGGAGCCACAGCGGGGTGCCGGCTTTCTGAGCAAGAGGGGCGTGGATGTCAACAAGTGCGAGATCGCGAG GTTCTACAAGCTGCACGAGAGGAAAGTGGAGCCCATCTCCATGACAGTGCCCAGGAAG TCTGACCTGTTCCAGGGAGACCTGTACCCAGATACGGCAGGCCTGGAACCTGCACTGCTGGCCGAGGACTGGATTGCAGGGCAGGACGCGCCGCCCCTGCTGGTATCCCTCAGTGGGGGGTACAGCACTCCCTCCTCAAAACAGCAGGAAGTCCTAAGGAGCCGCACAAAATTGTTGTCCCAAGGGTCTCCTGAAAGCCCCATGCAGTCCCCTGTAGGCTCCTGCAGTGCGGTCCCCCTGGAGATGGATGCCGAGGGGCCCTGTGTGGCATCGCCCACACCAGGCAGTGTCACTGATGGGGAGCAAGTGAGGAGAGAG GAGGAACGCCTGTGCGATGTCCTGAAGGAGGTGCAGGCGCTGCGGGCTCTCGTTCTGTCCCAAGGCCAGCGGATcgagcagctggagcagcagttGGCGCGCTTCGAGGAGGGCGAGGTGTGA